A genomic stretch from Limanda limanda chromosome 11, fLimLim1.1, whole genome shotgun sequence includes:
- the LOC133013559 gene encoding zinc fingers and homeoboxes protein 1-like, with protein MSSRRKSTTPCMVLPSDVVEQEEAEEKTERTKDEEVMEEEVEGKVKNGAEEGPTAEELGQAVVVVPTPPETDEPSVSTVEESEVLDPSLKRSATNPPEDPTSDQPTEEQQCEAPEEGGADPVSVAAISVSKTPIMRLKTKSEPKRIAVSLKAADEAVDGFGGGGEGEVGGEQEPIEAPLGPMTPVEMLLHDSMKLGGSGMLISPPSEQHRKSSILNPTVLPPGLAQVLSAFQAQQSAVAAAAAQPQLLIPLSSIPSYSAAMDTNPLLGSTYKRFPYPSTAEISSLAAQTHFTEEQIKVWFSAQRLKHGVSWTPEEVEEARRKQFNGTVHTVPQTITVIPAHQLSAAANGLQSILQTCQIVGQPGLVFTQVGPGGNLPVTSPITLTVAGLPSQSRSSSRVSCQPTSMNNELKRATTVQPPSLSPQENSALCADTFSMRPKKSKEQLAELKASYLKNHFVTDAEIARLMEITSLTKGEIKKWFSDTRYNQRNSKNSNVIVFHDGGGRGGGSCSSSATIVIDSSDDNPTSPLPPYTPPVKETRPKTWNPFPDFTLQKFKEKTPEQLVVLEESFEKSINPSDEELSRLRTETKLTRREIDAWFTERRKMASVSTSPDSSDGGKMEMEGAKAGERGGTSSSPSATSSRRGSQTPPGGRSRNLPSTSSSRKDMKDKTKKTPEQLHILKSAFVRTQWPSPEEYGQLAEESGLPRSYIVSWFGDSRYSWKNGNLKWFFQYQSGNVEGASMGGGGTKMGNSGGRKRRGRNRGWGRSRTRKQPRRSASSSVDTDRSPPAKKFKTGREILREYYLKHHFLNEQDLDELVTKTNMSYEQVREWFAEVQRRLDVGADPFQEPAAERAEGREEEREEAQGEASVAPEDQTGTRMGDEEDDEEDEEEDADDTDDSEVWEPSRSVRKSLSVSED; from the exons ATGTCGAGCCGGCGGAAATCAACCACACCTTGCATGGTGCTGCCCTCTGATGTGGTGGAACAGGAAGAGGcggaggagaaaacagagaggaCCAAGGATGaagaggtgatggaggaggaggtggaggggaagGTGAAGaatggagcagaggaggggcCGACTGCGGAGGAGCTGGGTCAGGCTGTCGTGGTCGTCCCCACGCCACCAGAGACAG ATGAGCCCAGTGTCTCTACTGTAGAGGAGAGTGAGGTTCTTGATCCCTCACTGAAACGCAGCGCTACAAACCCTCCAGAGGATCCGACCAGCGATCAGCCGACAGAGGAGCAACAGTGTGAGGCGcccgaggagggaggagcagacCCCGTGTCGGTCGCTGCCATTTCTGTCAGTAAGACACCCATCATGAGGTTGAAGACCAAGTCCGAACCCAAGAGGATCGCTGTGTCCCTGAAAGCGGCAGACGAGGCAGTGGACGGCTTTGGAGGAGGCGGTGAAGGAGAGGTGGGGGGAGAGCAGGAGCCCATTGAAGCTCCTCTGGGGCCGATGACACCTGTGGAGATGCTGCTGCACGACTCCATGAAGCTCGGAGGAAGTGGAATGCTTATCAGCCCGCCATCAGAGCAGCATAGGAAGTCATCCATTTTAAACCCTACAGTTCTGCCTCCTGGCCTGGCACAG GTGCTGTCAGCTTTCCAGGCCCAGCAGAGTGCagtggcagcagctgcagctcagcctcAGCTTCTGATTCCCCTCAGCAGCATCCCATCCTACAGTGCAGCCATGGACACCAACCCTCTGCTGGGCAGCACATACAAGAGGTTTCCTTACCCCTCGACGGCCGAGATCAGCAGCTTGGCAGCACAGACGCACTTCACAGAGGAGCAGATCAAG GTGTGGTTCTCAGCTCAGCGGTTGAAGCACGGTGTCAGCTGGACtcctgaggaggtggaggaggccagAAGGAAACAGTTTAACGGCACAGTGCACACAGTGCCTCAGACCATCACTGTCATACCCGCTCACCAGCTCTCAGCTGCTGCCAACGGCCTGCAGTCCATTCTTCAGACCTGCCAGATAGTGGGCCAGCCCGGCCTGGTGTTCACACAG GTTGGTCCAGGGGGCAACCTTCCAGTGACCAGTCCAATTACGCTGACAGTAGCAGGACTGCCCAGCCAGTCCCGGAGCTCCAGCAGAGTATCCTGCCAGCCCACCTCAatgaacaatgagctgaaacgAGCCACCACTGTCCaacctccctctctgtctccacag gAGAACTCGGCCCTCTGCGCTGACACATTCAGTATGCGGCCTAAGAAGTCCAAAGAGCAGCTGGCGGAGCTGAAAGCCAGCTACCTGAAAAACCACTTTGTCACTGATGCAGAAATTGCGAGGCTCATGGAGATCACCAGCTTGACAAAGGGAGAGATCAAGAAGTGGTTCAGTGACACCCGGTACAACCAGCGCAACTCCAAGAACAGCAACGTCATTGTTTTCCACGATGGAGGGGGTCGAGGAGGTGGCAGCTGTAGTAGCAGTGCCACCATTGTTATTGACTCGAGTGATGATAACCCCACTTCTCCCCTTCCTCCCTACACACCTCCTGTGAAGGAGACACGACCCAAAACGTGGAACCCATTCCCAGACTTTACTCTGCAGAAGTTTAAAGAGAAGACACCTGAGCAGCTGGTGGTGCTGGAGGAGAGCTTTGAGAAGAGCATCAACCCATCAGATGAAGAACTGAGTCGCCTGAGGACAGAGACGAAACTGACGAGGAGGGAGATCGACGCGTGGTTCACTGAGAGACGAAAAATGGCATCTGTCAGCACCTCTCCAGATTCTTCAGACGGAGGGAAGATGGAGATGGAAGGAGCAAaagcaggagaaagaggaggaaccTCTTCGTCACCTTCCGCCACCTCGTCTCGTAGAGGTAGTCAAACGCCGCCTGGAGGTCGCAGTAGGAATCTaccctccaccagcagcagcaggaaagaCATGAAAGATAAGACTAAAAAGACTCCAGAGCAGCTCCACATTCTGAAAAGTGCCTTTGTGCGGACCCAGTGGCCCTCACCAGAGGAGTACGGCCAGCTGGCAGAAGAGAGCGGCCTTCCTCGGTCTTACATCGTCAGCTGGTTCGGGGACTCTCGCTACTCCTGGAAGAACGGAAACCTGAAATGGTTCTTTCAGTACCAGAGTGGTAACGTAGAGGGCGCGAGcatgggaggaggaggcacgaAAATGGGGAACAGCGGCGGCAGAAAAAGACGCGGCCGAAACCGTGGGTGGGGTCGTTCCCGAACCAGGAAGCAGCCGAGAAGGTCCGCCTCCTCCAGTGTAGATACTGACAGATCTCCCCCTGCGAAGAAATTCAAGACTGGGAGGGAGATCCTGAGGGAGTACTACCTGAAGCACCACTTCCTCAACGAGCAGGACCTGGATGAGCTTGTCACCAAGACCAACATGAGCTATGAACAG GTGAGGGAGTGGTTTGCCGAGGTCCAGCGGCGCTTGGACGTAGGTGCAGATCCCTTCCAGGAGCCGGCTGCGGAAAGAgcggaaggaagagaggaggagagagaggaggcgcaGGGAGAGGCGTCAGTGGCCCCCGAGGACCAGACCGGAACTAGGATgggagatgaagaagatgatgaagaagatgaggaggaggatgctgaCGACACAGATGACAGTGAGGTTTGGGAACCATCGCGTAGTGTCAGGAAATCCTTGTCAGTTTCTGAAGACTAA
- the zgc:101716 gene encoding uncharacterized protein C8orf76, with translation MELFGSTFDDSVFAEARGRVCVSPSSYNAKLCEPEWFCDSAALDTDDALEKQKVYKFRGDLAVRQENYQKALEAYSCCLECLADNNLTIRRDVMEGMARCCTTLGQRDKALHLADLLRKEASNTSHLTSLLLLKVSIYQHFGAMESKMSCLQQLCSLLPFNPWNWLNLGQMCLQLLENRPTSLCSSERCESVEEKKDGETEEIQEEAAEMDEDRLRLKACTCFVRTRLVLRILRQQQSSFVLQRSERVLQTTDDALQRLNPKESTLQTLTEVMSEDLIPDKMREDYQDGESLASVCVQSFRERWWDKILLTGVLETHESLSQTETDTGS, from the exons ATGGAGCTTTTCGGGAGCACGTTTGACGACTCAGTGTTTGCGGAGGCGAGaggccgagtgtgtgtgtctccttcttCATACAACGCTAAACTGTGTGAACCAGAG TGGTTTTGTGACAGCGCTGCTCTCGATACAGACGATGCCCTGGAAAAACAGAAAGTTTACAAGTTCAGAGGTGACTTGGCAGTGAGACAGGAGAACTATCAG AAAGCCCTGGAAGCATACAGCTGCTGCCTCGAGTGTCTCGCTGACAACAACTTGACCATCAGAAGAGATGTCATGGAGGGAATGGCCCGATGCTGCACCACACtgggacagagagacaaggCTCTGCACTTGGCTGACTTACTG AGGAAAGAAGCCTCCAACACCAGTCACCTGAccagcctcctgctgctgaag GTCAGCATCTACCAGCATTTTGGAGCCATGGAATCAAAGATGTCATGTCTCCAGCAGCTGTGCAGCCTGCTGCCCTTTAACCCCTGGAACTGGCTCAACCTGGGTCAGatgtgtctgcagctgctggagaacagACCCACAA GTTTATGTTCCTCTGAGAGGTGTGAATCagtagaggagaagaaagatggagagactgaggagatacaggaggaggcagcagagatGGATGAGGACAGACTCCGACTCAAAGCTTGCACTTGTTTCGTCAGGACGAG ACTCGTGTTGAGAATCCTCCGGCAGCAGCAGTCCTCCTTTGTGTTGCAGCGCAGTGAACGTGTCCTACAGACGACAGATGACGCTCTGCAGCGGCTAAATCCTAAAGAATCAACACTGCAGACTCTCACTGAG GTGATGTCAGAGGACCTGATCCCAGACAAGATGAGGGAGGACTACCAGGATGGAGAGAGTCTGGCCAGTGTATGTGTGCAGAGCTTCAGAGAGCGCTGGTGGGACAAGATCTTACTGACTGGTGTGTTAGAGACTCACGAAAGTCTGAGTCAGACAGAGACGGACACTGGCTCCTGA